CCTGGACTGACAGGAAGGACCCTGAGATTATTTTGctgatatttttaatattcagacttaaaatgaaggggaaaaaaatgaaaggtgTATCTACTGATAACAATGTTTATATACTCAGCTGCTGTCTCATGGTTATATTTCACCTGCTGCCCTTTGGTTAAACCATATCTTGGCTGTTAAAAGATAAATGTGTGGGGGGTTTTTTAATTGGCCTTCTCTTTTATTTCCTTACAGGTGAGTAAGATTCTTGACCAAAGACTAACAGCAGAATATGTattgtttaaaaactgtattgGGTAGAGAGTTGGGATTCTCCTATTCTGAAGTCATATATGACAGTTATTGAGGAGACAAGAGCCTTGCTGGCCTGGAGATGGAAAAtaaggcagaggtgttaactttaaaaataaacaaaacactttttgtttCAGCAGATTGACAGctccattttctttgcttttagtTTTTCATGTAAATTTTGTCATTTTCTGCTTAAACTGATGGGAAAGAAGATGAGAGCAATAGTTGCAGACAAACAGCTTGAAAGGGCTTAATAGAGGAGCCAATCAGAATAGAGAGATTTGCATATTGATGGTATGTAAGAAATAGCCACATAGCAATTATGCAGATCTTGGCTCTCTGGCTAATATTAGGTGTCAGCAAATCAAAGTGCAGGGATTTACATGCTATGCAGGTACTAAGATAATCATACAGTGATTTTGAAAGTCAGACACCCACAAGTCTGACTGTACAGAACTGAGGAAAAATTGTACAAAACATGAAATTACCATGTTCTAAGAACTGGGATGTGCTATATGCAGCTCACAACCGGTGCCAAAGTAGTTGATACTCGGTAGCTGGCAGGGCTGGAAATAAGTGTTAAAACACCCTGTGTGTTGGGATGTGTATTATTCCCTGTTTCTCACACAGCCCACTTGGTGTGGAGGTTGTGATTTTATCCTGTTGAAGGACTCCCAACAATAACTATTACCAATAACTATTCCTGTTAAGAATGTATACTTCTCAGGCTTCAAAaactgcttaagtgcttttcatAAGCTTGTAAAATGTTTCTAACATATTCCTTGTGGAGTCCAGCTGGATGAATTCAGGTTCATTAATGATCACCTTAATCATGCAGTAGCTTTGTGTGTGACGATATAGAACCCAGGATGTAATCTGCACACACACCTTTTGAAATCTGGATATACAAAATTGtgttgcagagatttcacttccTTGACTTTTATAAAATCCTTTCGGGAAGATAATTATATATAAAACTTTTACAGAAGTGTTACATAACAAACTTTGACTAAAGTACTTGGAACTTGTGTctaaaccttttttattttttcctgccaGAAAGGTGACAGGGTTTTTACTAATGGTACCATCTCTGGTGGCTATGCAGATTATACAGTTGCTGCAGCTGACACAGTCTTCCCCTTGTCAGATAAATTAGACTTCAAGCAAGGTGCTGCCATTGGAATCCCCTATTTCACTGCTTACCGTGCACTCTTCCAAAAGTAAGATGCCACGCTCTGTTTGTATCTTCTGCTTTTGAAGACTTAAAATACAAACTATAGAGTAGACACACCTTCCATAATAGCCAGTTACATGGCTTACCTTTTCAGGGCACACTGCAAGGCctattttatctctctctttcataAAGAGATGGGAGACTTCTTAGGTAGGGTAGTGATGGGAGGAGGACTTTGGTGGGGATTCCGTTGGAGGGTTAAATTAAATGTGTTGCCTACATTATTGTCAGAGGGTTGTGATCTGGAGGTAATTGAccgtctttttctttttaagaatgtATTTTTAAGAGTGCATGtggggcacccagaactgggATGGGCACTCTATATAATAAAAAAGTATATACACTGAAAGAAATGAGTTAGTTGTTTTCCTCCTTCTACCCCTCTTTACTTCACCACTATCTCTAAGAAGGACTAGATAGGACTTGTTTCAGACATAATTTCTGCTTCTTGATTGAACCGAGGGGTTGCAGTTGCGTAACCTATCTTTCCATCACCTCTGTCTTCAGGAGATGTTGGCAGAACTCCTACTAGCTCATCTAAGTATTTAACCCTGCCAATCACCATGGTATTGATTCATAAATCTGTACTATAGTGATAGACAAGAGTGCCTTGTCAGCTAGGGGATAAGAGATCAGGACTGGGAATCCAGTCTAGATAAATGCGTAGAACAAAGCATTGGGCAATCTAGTTTATCCTTTGAAAAAGTATGGATAGATTATTTTAAAACCTGGAAGACTAAAGTTGaagaaaatgttgttttgaataTTAGGCTGGTGTTAATACACACCTATACCAACCATGAAACTGGTACTCCCATTGTTGTAGCTTATATCTATATTTACATTCAGGAATGAGCGCTTTTAGAATTAAGAGATAAGAACCGATTCTCTTCTCTAATCCCAGAAGGAATCAGGACTAACTCAGTGTAAAACTAAAGAGAGGAAAATTAGGCGCATTGAATGTGATCTAAGAAGATTTATATTTAATTCATATAACCCATCTACATCTTATGGCTAGACAATGCATAGGATCTGCTCAAGTTATAATGTATTAAATAGTTCAATATCTGTCATTTCCTCTTCTAGAGGGCATGCCAAACCAGGGGAAACTGTGCTAGTCCATGGGGCAAGTGGAGGAGTAAGTATTTTGAAAAAACTTAAGTTAGCAAGTATTTTGTGTATCTATTTTTGTGATTGGTTCTAAGGCAAATGGTTCTCTGCCATGAAGGCTCTTTACACTTAAAGTTAAATCCTATCATCCAAAATATAGCAGCCTGAAACTGCACAAATTACCACATATGGCCCCAAGTGCTGATGTCATATGAACTCAACTAGATCATATGTAGGGTATCCCATGGTGTAATCACAAAGTGGAGAATGGTCAGAAGCTGGGTCAGGAGCCATACAGCTAGTCTGCCTCAgagaaaagttaaaggaaaagtTGTGTTTTGAAAAATTAGGCAAACTGTCCTTAGTTGTGCAAGAAATGCTCACTGGCTGGAAGGGGACTTTCTGTGCTGTTTCTCACCCATTAACTGTAACCTAGCTAGAAAATGGGAGATATTGGAGGAGATAATCTCATACCTGAATGGACTTTAAGTTTTCCCAACTAGCTTCTCTATTTACAAAAGGCTAACCTTTGGCTCTGCTGAATAAACAAGAAGGCTGAGGTAGAGTAAGAGGGAATAGTTAAACTTTAAGTGGCCTCTATTTCCCCTTTCCAGTGGCTGGAAAAACTGTTGCGAGCTGGCCAAGTTTTGTTGAGTTACTCGGTTGGCTGCAAAAGGCTGATTATGAAAGTCTCACATGAGAGAAAACTCGGATCTCTTGTAATATACTAGACTAGAAGGATGTTCAGCaatatgttttttctttattttcataaATTGAGTTTTGATTTTCTGTTTCCACTTCTTTTATATGCTTCTGGGAACACACACATGTTTTTGCTTTACAATGACATGGTCCACAAATAAGATTATCCTCTATAGATTTGCAGACGGTTACAAAAACATTTGCAAGTGCAGTGAGAAGAGAGTAGGCAAAGAGACACATACTATAGTGATAAGTGTGGATGTTTGTGGTAGGTCTTTCACTGACATACGCTTCTACAATGATCCTTAAATCTTGCATTCTTTTCAGGTTGTTCATTGAACAACTTTTGGATGTTGAGATAATCTAGTCATGCCGTGTGTTAGTTTGAAATGTAAATGTCAAAGGTGACTTCGGTTTTTCAAATAGGTCAGTTGATAAGCCCCTGGCAAGAGTGATGGTCATGAGGATTTCTTATGGGGAAGGCAGTTCGTTTACTTTACATAACACTCCTGGGTGCAAGTTTCATTAGCAGAGCCATAAATGGCAGCAGATGGAATTCTGTTGGTAACAGAAATGGAATGAGGCAGTTTGCTACCAATAGCTGAGGAAGTGTCTGTCTCCAGGACTGGTCAGGATAGGTTGCAGAACCTGCCTTTTTAGGAGGAACCAGGTTGAGAGTAACCCCAAAAGAGAGGAAGAGTTTTGTGCATACTGTTCTTCGTTTCTCTTTTGTGTTCTGCACACCATGTAAGCAGTCAGTGTGAGCCGGCTGAGACTGTGATGTGCCTCATGGACTTGAAGCCTGCTTGTCCTCCGGCACTAAAAAGACTTTACATCTGCTTGGCACTAATAAAACACCTCTCACCACCAACTGAAATATAAAGCAGGGATGAGAGGATGTGGTGGTAGGGAATGCAGATGTTTATTTGGCAGCATCAGTGTCTGACCAGGCTTCCAGTGGTTTTACTTGCTGCCTAAAAATGGAGGCTCGTGTGCTTACTTCCCCCTCCAAAATCTGCTACTCTCTGAGGCTTCCCTGCTTGGGAGTTTTCTCTGGGTCCTCACAATATCTGGCAACTACACTTTGCAGGGCTTCCTTTGGCTTTCTGAAACTAGAGTGTGGTTTCTCAGGATTCAGCAGAAGGGGCAGTGAGACTAGGGAGTCTCGTCTGTTTGTGGTAATGTTGGGAGTCTGGGGAATGAGATCCTAAATGGACCTATTCTGCAGTTAAGAGTCAAGGTTGTGATACACCATGTGTGGTATATGGTGATCATGTTAGTAGTGTCTGTCGGTGGGAAGAAAAGATCATATATACTGTTACATGGCTTAACTTTTCACTTCCTTGGTTTTGTGTCAGGTGTGTTGTGTGTGCAGCACCTTTACTAGTACacaatgtggtgtgtgtgtgtgtgaatgtaaaTCAAAATACTGTTTCAGTTATGCTAGTGATTTGTTAtgcataaaaacatattttaagttAATTTGACATGTAAAGTACTGAGTCACTGATAGGAGATATTTATATTAAGAGTGGGAAAATAAATGGTAAAGGGAAATGTAATTCATTTTTCCAGGTTGGAATAGCAGCATGCCAGATTGCCAGAGCTTATGGTTTAAAGGTTTTAGGCACAGCTGGAACTGAAGAAGGAATGAACATAGTTTTGAGAAATGGAGCCCACAAAATGTTTAATCACAGAGAAGCTGATTACGTTGATAAGATTAAGGTAATTTACTACCAGATTGAAAGTTTCATAGATCTTTCACCCTCTTTCTCCTTccattaaaatattcaaaatccaTTTTGGTTTCTATTAATTGTCTTCCTTTTAATTGACTAGAAAATGTACTATAGATGGCAATCCTGTGATGGCAGCCAGATGAACTAGATAGATATTTTCTATTGGTAACTTTTATGAAATGAAACATTCGGTAAACAGctctttatatttttcttttgaaccAAGATTAGGGTTCCGTAGGGGTCTGCCATTTGAGCAAAATCTACAcaaccttttaatttctgctcAAAGGAGAATTGTTAATTTTAAAGATATGGATACCAAGAATATTAAATCATAACTAAGACTGCGATTCTttcacggaggtcatggattctgtgactttctgcaaCCTCCGTGACTTCCCACTGCTCGGGCGCCCAGTgtccagccacaccagctgctgctggagcgaCCTGGGGCCAGCTCTCCGGCGGTCCTGCGGACCGCCCGAGCAGCAGTCCTGAGGGAGGCCCCAGAGAGCGACCGAGCAGTGATCCTGGGGGTCGCCCCGAagccagccacactggcctcTGCTCGGGCGGCCCCAGACAGCTGACTCTGGGGACCGCCGGAAAAACAGCCGGTGTGGTTGGCTCCAGGGACTGCCCAAGTAGTGGTCCTGGGGGTGCCCTGGGGACTGCCCGAGCAGCAGTCCCGGGGTGGCAGTCAACCCCCAGCACTGGATCAGgctgccccttctctcccccccagcaGGGGCTCCCAGACAGTGGGGCCCCAGAAGTagagttttagtcaggggtatttttggtaaaagtcatggactgaatttttatttattgctcgtgacctgtccatgacttttaccaaaaatacccatgactaaatcttagctttAATCATCACTAAGGCTGTCAATTAACTGCAGTTagctcatgcaattaactcaaaaaaaaatgaatcgtgattaaccacactgttaaacaatagaataccaattgaaatttattaaatatttttgggtgttttctacattttcaaatatattgatttcaatgacaacacagaatacaaagtgtatagtactcactttatatttatttttgattacaaatatttgcactgaaatagaatcaaaagaaatagtatttttcaattcacctaagtactgtattgcaatttctttatcatgaaagttgaacttacaaatgtagaattatgtaccaaaaagacctgcattcagaaataaaacaatgtaaaactttagagcctacaagtccactcaatcctcctacttgttcagacaaacaagtttggttaaaatttgcaggagataatgctgcccgcttcttgtttacaatgtcacctgaaagtgagaacaggcgtcacgtggcacttttgtagttctgtcagatatgctaaacattcgtatgccccttcattcttccgctaccattccagaggacatgcttccatgctgctgctgatctgtttaaaaaaaaaaaaaaagagtattaattacatttgtgactgaactccttgagggagaattgtatgtctcctgttgtTTTAcgtgcattctgccatatatttcacatcatagcagtctcggatgatgacccagcacatgtttgttttaagaacactttcatagcagatttgacaaagtgcaaagaaggtaccaatgtaagatttctaaaaatagctacaacactcaacccaaaggtttaagaatctgaagtgccttctaaaatctgagggggatgagatgtggagcatgctttcagaagacttaaaagagcagcactcagatacagaaactacagaacccgaaccaccaaaaaagaaaatcaaccttctactggtggcatctgactcagatgatgaaaatgaacatgcgttggtccgctctgctttggatcattattgagcagaacccatcatcagcatggacgcatgtcctctgaaatggtggttaaagcatgaagggacataagaatctttagcgcatctggcatgtaaatatcttgcggcgctggctacaacagtgccatgtgaatgcctgttctcactttcgggtgacGTAAActagaagtgggcagcattatctcctgcacattataaccaaacttgtttgtctgagcgattggctgaagtaggattgagtggacttgcaggttctaaaattttacattgtttaatttttgaaagCAGCtctttttttggtacataattctacatttataagttcaactttcatgataaagagtttgtactatagtacttgtattagctgTGTTTCCTATTTGCTTTACTATCTCATGAAGGGAGGGAGCATTTAGAAACTGAGATCCCAGCAAGTCACAATATGATGAAGATAGACTTTCAGAATTGCATTAGATATGTCAGACTTAACATGTAGAAACTCCAGGTTACCTACAGCCTGTGAAATATACAGACACCCAAATGTGAATTTTTCTCAGTTGGTTATCTCTTTTTATATTCTGTGTAGGAATTCAGTGATGTGCGGGGAGTTGATGTGATAATAGAAATGCTAGCTAATGTTAATCTTGCCACTGATTTACAACTACTGTCACCTGGAGGAAGGGTGATGGTAAGTATTTTCTCTGTCATTGCCTTCAAATTAAGTTTATAATTCGTTGAAAAATGTTTGGATTaagtgtctctttttttttttcttttaaaacttttttgtatCAGATCGTGGGGAGTAGAGGTCCAATTGAAATAAACCCCAGGGACACTATGATGAAAGAATCCAGCATAATAGGAGTTAGTCTATTTTGTGCAACTAAGGTAAGGCATTTTTAGTTCAAAGAATTTACTTAGAGGAGATAAACTAAAAGTTTATAAGTTATTAGAATAAGCAAATTAAATGTTTAGCAAAATAGCATAGTTGGGTTTGATTTGAGGTGTAAGGGTACAATTTTATtagattatatattttatttttctaaatgaacACGTAGAAGAATTATGATAAATCTCAGAAAtgtaataaaatgcattttaattgtgAAATTTGGATTAAAACTTTGTATAAACatctaatatactttaaaagtGCACATGACTTACAGTAAATACTATCTTCACTATACAGAAGTGGATGCATGAATGTGAAACCGCGCTTCTTGCTGGTATAGAAGCTGGCTGGCTTAAACCTGTAGTTGGCCCTGAATATCCATTGGAAAAAGTTGCTAAGGCTCATGAACACCTCATTAACAGCAGTGGTGCTTTGGGAAAGATGGTACTCCTTATATAATAAGCCATGTAATAAAATTTCTTTCCATTTATATTGTGGCTGTTCTAATTACACCCTTGCTTATATGGTTCATTTAGTATGTTTTACAAAACATAGAGTTGATCACAGATATTCTATAGTAATAGCAAGTCTAATTTAGATAGGGAGGATGCCTTAAATGAAAATGCTTTATTATGTAATGGAAAGCAGAGAGTCAGATTTAAGCTTCTAAGtactcttttccctcccccccccccatttggctGACCTGGAAATTGCATCTTTTTCCTTTCTGCGTTGGTCTTGTCACTGATCTCTGTTCTGTCCTTTCCACGTTGGAATATTGTACAATGCTGTACTTACTGCTTCCCTTGAATACTACAGGGAAGCTTTAGCTAGTGCAGAATGTGGCTTTCAGCCTGTCTTTTAAAGTGGAGTGACATATACGTGTAAGTAGGGCTCTGTGTGTTCTGTAGCCACAAAATATGTTGCTATTCACCATCTGCCACAGAAGTGTGCTTTAGAATTCaaacttttgattttaaaatcattaacTTTCTGGCCCTTATGGTTGCTAAGAGCCTCCCTGATGTAAATTGAATGTAAACAGGTGCAGCGTTGTTTTCCTGAATCTGCCTCAAACAATATCCTGAGAGGTGTAATTGCCCAAATTATCCCAATGGGAGGATGACTCTGAAGCCCAGTggcatcattcattattttactaCTGAtctcattttagcagaaatagCCAGATAATGTGCTGATTCCTTGCTATTGAAAGGGAGGGCAATGAGGAGTTCAATCCCCTCCCTCTTTCTTTTGAATTTAAAGTCAGTTCCCTCATAATGGGAGGGAAAGAGGACCCGCCTCCCTCCTGGGTGCCAAGAATTCAAACTGTCTTTTGCTAATCATCAGTCCCCTTCATGGATAAGAAAATATGCAGCATATTGAAAATGTGACCACTCTATAAAACAAATGAATGTTCTATGAAATGAGGACCTCTGTACTGATTGTATTACTCTTCATATCTAATACAATAGAAATCTCAGTTTTTCAATTTGTTAATCTGCAGCAGAAATTTGCATTTGCCATACCAGAATGCTATAGAAACCAGTGGATCTTGCAGCAGAATCCAGGTCTAGCTTGCCTGCATTTTATATTCCTATTGAAGGTCATTTCATGAATGAATTTAATTTCTCTACCTTGTGGCCCAGGACAAGTACTAATAATCAAATATGGCTATTTTGGTTTAACTGCTAGTCAGTGTTCTTGGTTGGCAATATCAATAAACAGTAAACAAACTGTTATTCAAGTGTGGATTTGTTTTTGCTCGcttacatttttgttgttttctgttaCCACATTCTGTATTTTATTAAACTAGTGAACAGAGCAAAGAGCGGTCCTCCCCATTCCTCCAGGACATGCCAACGATAATTTAATCATGATACGAGCACATGTTTTGGATCAATATACTCCTATCCTGGGGCTAGTCCACTAATGAAGTTGGTAGTACCATATTCACAtgcaaatatgaaatattttggtcaTTGGTTCTAAATAACAACAAATCTTGACATAGATTCAAACTGTATTATCTAATTCTTGATATGCCACAAGAGTCTTACTCTAAAAATCTGCACTATTTTCTAACATTTGGTATGTAATCTGTTTTGAATTCCATAGGGGTAAATGTAGCAacaattgttttatttatgtaataCAATTATCATTCAAGAGACAGGAAAAACATTTGTTACAGTGTATTAAACTGGAACATTGCCAGTTGAAAGCTGTCAGAGATGTTATCATGGCTCACCAAAGGCCTTTCTTAGTTCTGAGGCGCCTACAGTAAGTACAGTTAGCTGACATCAATCGTTTATACCTGTTGTTTGGTTCAGtgctcttccttttttaaatggaTTCCCTGCCAGTGTATCTGTATAGGCTCCCCAGGCATCCTACTGTGAAACAAATAAATTTCATATCCAAAAGCTACCATTTATATTTGTAACTTTGAATCAATGAAAGGGCCTGTGATTATTAAAACATTGTTCATCGAACAGTTTTATTGAAGACACAAGCAAATAACAAAGTACTCCACATCACTTCCTTTGTTCTCACTATCCTTTTAACTGTTTATAGGCTGGTGAAGTCATTCAGCAAAAACCTACTGGGTTAATCATTTGATAACTT
This DNA window, taken from Trachemys scripta elegans isolate TJP31775 chromosome 8, CAS_Tse_1.0, whole genome shotgun sequence, encodes the following:
- the CRYZ gene encoding quinone oxidoreductase, translated to MATGRNVMRAVRVSEFGGPEVLKLLSDVLLPNPKENQVLIKVHACGVNPVETYIRSGTHARKPALPYTPGTDVAGVIEAVGEHVTVFKKGDRVFTNGTISGGYADYTVAAADTVFPLSDKLDFKQGAAIGIPYFTAYRALFQKGHAKPGETVLVHGASGGVGIAACQIARAYGLKVLGTAGTEEGMNIVLRNGAHKMFNHREADYVDKIKEFSDVRGVDVIIEMLANVNLATDLQLLSPGGRVMIVGSRGPIEINPRDTMMKESSIIGVSLFCATKKWMHECETALLAGIEAGWLKPVVGPEYPLEKVAKAHEHLINSSGALGKMVLLI